The genomic segment CAGATCCTCCGGTGGATAACCACAGAGGGCCAGCTCAGGAGTCAAAAGCAAATCGGCGCCCAGGGATCGAGCCCGCTCGGCGCTAGCCAGAATGCGACCAACATTACCGGCAAGGTCCCCCACAACGCAGTTGATCTGTGCAATGGCGATTTTCAGCTTGGGCATAGAATGGGTTGTTAAAAGTGTGAGAATCGGCTTCCCGGACTGGCTGAGGCAGTAACACGTGGCATCTGGATCAAGCTTCCGTTAGCATTGTGTCCACTCCCCCGCGCTTCCATTCATATCCATGGCATTTAAAGATCCCGCCGAACGGGCATTGCTGCGTTTTGAAGCCCGCCGATATGCCAACCGCTGTGGCAATCAGGAAGGCATGATCGAGCGGGCCGATACCTTGCGCGAGGTCTGTAGACTGACCAACATGCCAATTCCGGCCACCCTGATGGAAGTCAGCGAAGCCCTGGATGCTCGGCGACGCCTGATATTGATCGCCGAACAGCGCGCCAAGACCCTGATCACCGACCAAATTGCTGCTTGGAGCAAAGCCGATGAACAGAGGCGGGGCAAGCTCCAGGTAACAATGATCGATGACTGGACCAACCTGACCGGACATATGGGTCATCTACGCACCTGGGCGCAAAGACAGTTCATGCTTGCCCAGCAACTGGAACAATGACAAGACCAGATTCAGCTCAGAAAGCCGGCTTTTCCCCAGCGGCCTCGTAACAGGCGACTCCCGCCAGGATTTCCTTCTTGGCATCCTCGGCACCAACCCAGCCACTCACCTTGACGAACTTACCGGGTTCCAAGTCCTTATAGTGGGCGAAGAAATGGGAAATCTGGTCCAACACTATCTGGGGTAGATCCCGAGGATCTGTGACGTCCCGATACATGGTGGTCAGTTTATCCACCGGCACCGCCAGCAGCTTCGCGTCGTCACCGGCCTCATCAACCATTTTCAGCATACCCACTGGACGGCAGCGCACCACCACACCGGGAGGCAAAGCAAACTGGGACAGCACCAGCACATCCACCGGGTCGCCGTCACCGGCGATGGTGTGGGGAATGTAACCGTAGTTGCAGGGATAGTGCATGGCCGTGGACATGAAGCGATCGACGAAAATCGCCCCAGACTCCTTATCCACTTCGTATTTGATGGGATCAGCGTGCATCGAAATTTCGATGACGACGTTGAAATCGTTCGGCAAGTCCTTGCCAGGGGACACACGGTCAAGACCCACTTGGCCTTCTCCTGAAGAAAAGGGCGGAATTATAGGTCAGCCACATTTCCATCTGCTTACAAAGAGTGGCCGATCACAGGAGACAGAACACCCTCAGGCAAATGTATTGACAACTCGCCCGGTGACCTGCCCCTGGGTATTCACCACCGGCTGGGCTTGCTGGACCTGCTGTTCCTGTTGAGCCCGCTGCTCCTGGTGGCGCTGTGCCTTGCTAGCCTTGTCGGCCTCGTTCGAACCTTCCGCAGCATCCGACTGCGAGCGCTGCGGGCGAGTCAGTTGCACTGCCTGCGCATTATCGGCACCACCGACCGAATTAACGGAACCGATCTCCATGATATCCTCCTGACCGAAAACCTCCCTCTGATCATACGCTTGCAAGAGATTACCTTTCAAGCGAAAACGGATTTCCGTAGAGCGATGCCAAGGGATTGAGGCTTCGAGAAGTCCGACTTGCTCAACTGCCAACCGACACTGGGCACCCTACAGAAAATTCCCAACCTGTACTTCTGATTTGTGTCTATAATGCGCAGCTTCAGACGCGGGGTGGAGCAGTCTGGCAGCTCGTCGGGCTCATAACCCGAAGGTCGTAGGTTCAAATCCTACCCCCGCAACCAAATAATTTGTTTAAAGCCAGTCACTTAGCGGTGATTGGCTTTTTTCATTTCTGTCGCCAAAAATAATGTGACACCTCTGTGACAGGTTCTGTGACAGTTCTGTGCCACTTTGCGGACAGTGGCTATGAAAATTTGACCTTCGGTCAAATTTATAATGTCACACTTTGACAAAAAAGACAGGTTACGGACTACAGTTGACGCTCCTAACGACTGGCCACCGACAAGTTGTCGGCCAATGCTGTCAATGGAGTTGATTCGTGAGAATGGCCGGTTCGTCACGGATTTCTGACATTCTCTCAGCGGCACATATCAGGGCTGTTGCCCGACGAACTCTGTGCCTGTATGTCGCCTCAAGCTCAAGCATTATCGTAGCTCTGGGTATCTGACTTGACCCGGCCAAACAATTCTTGCCAAGTCTCGTCGCTCCGTCTGGGATCAATCCACCACTCCATCTCTTCCCACTGACGATGAACGCGAACACGCGAGGCGTTCCTGCCGCGAACCTTCGCCAGCGCGAGCTTCTCAACGGTATCGTAGCCCTCGCGGACGCAGCTTCCAAGCTTCTCAAGTTCGACCGAGGCAAGCTCATCCATGGCCAACGTGAGGTCTTCCGCCGCAAGGTGTCGGCGTACAAGATCGGGGAGGGAGAAGACATAAGCAATCTCCGGGAGAACCCGCAGGACGAAGCGGCGAGCTTGCTCGAAGTGCTTCGCCTTTCGGACCGTGGGCTTTAGTTTCTGAATCTCCGCCAGCGGTTGACCGCTGACCCAAGCCTTCAGCGCTGCAAGCACGAAATTGACGGCGAACTTGCCTCTTTCCTTGTCGCTCTCAAGCAACTTGAAGGACTCACCCATAAAACCATCCAAGCTCTCGCGCCTGATCATCTGCGAGATAAGGACGGGCCGCTCGGTCAGCCACGTCGCAGTCCACGTGAACCAGTCCAGCGTTGTTCGCCCGGAAGGAGGCAATGTCTGGAGGCGAGTCTTCAGTTCGCGCAGTACGTCCGACGGCGCCCCGTAATTGGCAGCCATCTTGTCGGCCCAATCGGGTTCCTCTTCCAGCTCTTGAAGCTTCCCACGCGCTTGCAGTGCATGGTTGATACGGTCGTTCAATTGCTCTTCCTGCGCTTGCCTCCTTAGCTTGAAGGCCGCGAATGACTTCTTCAGTAGCATCTTGGCCGGCCCATCGACGTCCGTGGCCTGTGTCGATATGGGAAGCCGGCGCAGGAGGTAAGCTGCATCGCCTCCAGCATGCTCGCCAAGCTCTTGGATGCGGTCCAAGATGGCCTCAAGTGGGTCTTCTATAGCCAAGCACTGGTCGCTCTGCGAGAAGATGCCTTGAAGGTCCTTCCAGTGACTGGCAATCCGATTTTTGGAGTCGTTGAAGTCCACGACCTTACTGGGAATGACCAGCACCAGACCGTACGAACTCTGCCCAGCCCGTCCAGCGCGGCCGGCGGCGTTAAGTAGGTCGTGCGCCTTCAACTGCGCGAGCTGCTTGTTTTCCTCATCGAACTTGCTGTCGCCCGCGATGATGACCACATGGCTTGGCAGGTTCATTCCCTGTGCCAGCGTCGAAGTGGCAACCAGTACGGACACCCCATCTGGACGCTTGAAGAGCGACTCGTGCAGTTGCCTCTCGGTCGGCAGGAGCAGTCCGTGATGGCAAAGGCTCGGCCACCGCGCCGACTTTCCATCCGCAGCGTCAATGTATAGCGCAGACTCGTCACCTAGTTCATCGAGCGTCAGGTCGTACAGATGCTGCTCCTCTTCCGTGAAGGCGATATTTGCTTCCCCAAGATGCTTACCCGCACTCTCTTGAGCGCTGATAGCGTTCGGGCGGGTCTGAGCAAAGATGAGCGTCTTGATTCCCTCATTGCGGGACGCGAGGGATGCAAGCTCAGCGGCTACGCTGTTCGCATTCGGAGTGAGATTCCACGTTGTTGGATTCACTGAGAGAAGCATCTCGTTGTCGGAGAGCGGGAGCAGCGCGTAGTCATCTCGGTGCATCGAGTCCCAGCGGAACTTCAGCCCCAGAAACCCCATCGGGCGCGCCTTGAGTTCACGCTTCAGTGCCGTCGGCGGCCCGGGATTCCGCTTGCCCGAAGCTAACAACTCTTGGCGCTTCGCCACCAGCTTGTTGCGTAGATCGGCGATTTGGTCGCTCGGAAAGACCACGGAACCACGCACCTGCCGCGTCGGCTTCCACGCCATGTTTAGTGGTAAGCACTTGCGACCAGTAAGCTCAGCCAACCAAGCCGCGACTTCCTCGGTGTTGCTCATCATCGCCGAGAGCAACAAGTAGTCTGCATCAGGCACATGCATGGAGAGGTTCAGAATGCAGAGCATCGCATCAACTGCGCGCTGGCTGCGATCGTTCACGCCCGCGTGCAGAAGATGGCACTCGTCGAACACGAGCAGACCCACGTCCTTGAATATCTCTGGCTGAAAACCCATCAACGCCAAGCATCGCTCTGGCGTCATTACTGACATTGGCGGCAGTCGAGTATCCAAGTTAAAGTCGAATGGGTTGTCGTTTGCCCGTTCACGGCTCAGATGAGCTTCAGGGAAGGTCTTCTGAAGCGCGCGCGCAGTTTGGTCGACTAGAGCCAGCGTAGGTGCCAGAAAGATGGTGTCCTTCCCTTGGCACAGGTTCGAAAGAATCTTGAGCTCGGACAATGTTGACTTCCCCGCACCGGTGGGGAAACTGATGGCAGCCGAAACCCCAGGGGGCAGGTAGCCCTGAGCCACGGCATCCCGGTGATTTTCCCAAAGATACGGTCGAGTCTTTGCAATATGCGCAAGGCCCGAATTCCAAAGCAATGCGTCGGCACCAGGCGGTGCCTTTAGGCGGGCGAGACTGTCGGCCGGCAGTTCGCGGCCCACTGCCTTTAACAGAGACGCCAAGTGGCGAGGCCCAGGGAAGGCGCTGTTGCCAAGTCGATCCAGAAATTGCACGACCGGCTGCGTACACATGGCTTCGACTCGTTCCAATTCGGGTAGTGATGGCTCATAGCCCGGACGTCCGAGCACCTCAGTAGCGATACTACGAATGCAACGCTGCACCATCAGATACAGCGCGCTCGCTCCGACTTCAGCCATCGTTAAGTCGCCTTCCAGCGACGGTACTTCCGGCACAGTCGAGTCAACGAGCAGCGCGTCCAGGTCACCGGTCGCCAGCCGCTTGATGTCCTGCAAGAGCCTGCGCTCCACCATTTGCAATCCATCAGGAACCTGAATCTGGCGCGACATCTCAGCAGCGTCGGGGCTAGCTCCTGCGGCAAGAAATAGGAGCGTCGCAGAGACCTCCGGCGCAATCCCTCCGACCGTGAGCGGGCCAGCGTTATCCTGATCAGGCAAACTCACAAGCCGTTGCGCTTGCAAGGTCACATAGTGCACTGTTGCCGCAAGGAAGGCCGCGCCGCGACGCTGAGGGCCTTCAGGGTTTACTGAAGCGATGGCCTCCTGGGTGAACGCAATCTTCCTGAGTCGGTCCAGTTCAGGCCGTAGAGTCTTCAACAAATCAGCGGCGTTGGATGTTCCGTCCGCCATTTTCCGGAGACGCAGCCGCACGGAAACAATTTCGACGTAGGCTTTAGTCAGGGCCTTGGGCAGTGAGTCGGGGTCAAGGCCAGACAGTTCTGGAGCAGAGCGTATGAGCTCCGAGGTGGGATCATCAAACACTCGTCGTCCTCAGTCGGTAGTTGCCATTTCCTCGGCCTTCTTGATGGCCACTTTCGCTAAGTCGTCCATCCACTTGCGAAGGTCTATCACTTCAAAGACTTCGGCGCGTCGGCGCTCCACCCCGCCAGGCACACTCTTCTCGTACCCCTTGAACAGCTTGGCCTGAGACTGATCAGTACTCTGCTCGTCCGTAATACTCAAACGGTAGCGACGGACCTGCTTCCACATGATGTCTGCAACCGCCTGCTGCGGGTCAGAATGGCCGGCACCCTTTATGAGCAGAGTTACCTCGGCCGTGACAAGGTGTTCGTTCTCTCCCATCTCGAATTCCCTGAACTCCGGCCACACCTTGTCGCGCACCATTGACCGAGGGTTCTCCGTCGCTTTGTCCTCGAAAAGCACGACGGCAGTGACCTTCTCGGTTCCGTCGATGGACACCTGTAGCCCATCCAAACCCTTGTGGGCGTGAATCATGTGAGGCATGTTCATTAGCGCACCTGGGGTACGCAACTGGGCAGCAAGCCAAGACATGACCTGGAACATCCAGCCATCACGGTGCGCAATATTTCCGGATGAGGAGAGGAGCTTGATGGCACCCTTGACCGCGCCCTTGGTGGTGGGCTTCGGTGCTAAGCCAGCGACGTGCAAGATTTTGGCGACGTGCAGAGCTTGGCCCACCGCGATGATTGCGATGGCGTTTGCAAGCTCATCAACTGAGGGCACGCACCACGTGCAACCCTTCCATTCCTTCTGAACGTTAAACGCCGTAAGATTTATCGGCATACTCGGCTCCGCGAAACCTGACACCCGCATATTTAAGGATGCCAGTGTAATCCTGTTACTGCATTAGGCCCATAATTGGACGCGAGGTAGCTGTTCTTAACTAGTTTCCTGACTGATTGTTACTAATCTCCGTATGGCCGTTCTGGCCGACGACGGGACATTGGCCGAAGCGGCCTGAAATATCAAAACGACACAAGGCAACAATGACGCGGAAGGCAGGCGACAACTATCAATAATCTGATTACCGATGAGTCTCAGCCAACCTAATCGCGCTTTCATTGTGCGGCAGCATCCTGGCGCAATCACTGATGAGGCTCACGACGATGGTTCGGAGATCGAATCGGCGGTTGAAGCGGTAGGCGTATTCGGCG from the Denitratisoma oestradiolicum genome contains:
- the ppa gene encoding inorganic diphosphatase, producing MGLDRVSPGKDLPNDFNVVIEISMHADPIKYEVDKESGAIFVDRFMSTAMHYPCNYGYIPHTIAGDGDPVDVLVLSQFALPPGVVVRCRPVGMLKMVDEAGDDAKLLAVPVDKLTTMYRDVTDPRDLPQIVLDQISHFFAHYKDLEPGKFVKVSGWVGAEDAKKEILAGVACYEAAGEKPAF
- a CDS encoding DEAD/DEAH box helicase, yielding MFDDPTSELIRSAPELSGLDPDSLPKALTKAYVEIVSVRLRLRKMADGTSNAADLLKTLRPELDRLRKIAFTQEAIASVNPEGPQRRGAAFLAATVHYVTLQAQRLVSLPDQDNAGPLTVGGIAPEVSATLLFLAAGASPDAAEMSRQIQVPDGLQMVERRLLQDIKRLATGDLDALLVDSTVPEVPSLEGDLTMAEVGASALYLMVQRCIRSIATEVLGRPGYEPSLPELERVEAMCTQPVVQFLDRLGNSAFPGPRHLASLLKAVGRELPADSLARLKAPPGADALLWNSGLAHIAKTRPYLWENHRDAVAQGYLPPGVSAAISFPTGAGKSTLSELKILSNLCQGKDTIFLAPTLALVDQTARALQKTFPEAHLSRERANDNPFDFNLDTRLPPMSVMTPERCLALMGFQPEIFKDVGLLVFDECHLLHAGVNDRSQRAVDAMLCILNLSMHVPDADYLLLSAMMSNTEEVAAWLAELTGRKCLPLNMAWKPTRQVRGSVVFPSDQIADLRNKLVAKRQELLASGKRNPGPPTALKRELKARPMGFLGLKFRWDSMHRDDYALLPLSDNEMLLSVNPTTWNLTPNANSVAAELASLASRNEGIKTLIFAQTRPNAISAQESAGKHLGEANIAFTEEEQHLYDLTLDELGDESALYIDAADGKSARWPSLCHHGLLLPTERQLHESLFKRPDGVSVLVATSTLAQGMNLPSHVVIIAGDSKFDEENKQLAQLKAHDLLNAAGRAGRAGQSSYGLVLVIPSKVVDFNDSKNRIASHWKDLQGIFSQSDQCLAIEDPLEAILDRIQELGEHAGGDAAYLLRRLPISTQATDVDGPAKMLLKKSFAAFKLRRQAQEEQLNDRINHALQARGKLQELEEEPDWADKMAANYGAPSDVLRELKTRLQTLPPSGRTTLDWFTWTATWLTERPVLISQMIRRESLDGFMGESFKLLESDKERGKFAVNFVLAALKAWVSGQPLAEIQKLKPTVRKAKHFEQARRFVLRVLPEIAYVFSLPDLVRRHLAAEDLTLAMDELASVELEKLGSCVREGYDTVEKLALAKVRGRNASRVRVHRQWEEMEWWIDPRRSDETWQELFGRVKSDTQSYDNA